In Terriglobia bacterium, the genomic stretch CCTCTGGCAAGCGCTAAGATGGAAGGCGTACGCGCAGCAGGATAAAGCCGCCACCGCAGAGCGCGGATATTCCCGTGCAAGAAACACGACAGTTGAAACTGAGCCGCTAAATCAATATCTTGTAGGGGCTCTAACCCACAAGTGAGCTGCTTCCCTGGAGGGACGAATGCTCCGGATCCTCAAAACGACAAAGTCGCTAACCGGCTTGACCGCAGTTATTTCCGCTGCGCAGCCCCAGATCCTCCGCTGCGAGCCCCAGAACGCGGAACTCAGGTATACATTCGGCGGCGCAGTTCCGGTGCGGAGCATTGAATCCGGAACCCGCATGGTGTCGCGGACCGAATGCGGTTTCGACGGCGACCTCAGGCAACCCGGGATGCTTCCCTCGGAAAGCAAACCTCGAGACGCCTGAAGCCGGTGCCCCAGGATAAGGGTTACAAAACGACTTTTGGCGCCTCCCCTTTTAAGGATCAGGTGCTGGACATGGATGCCACGGTCTACACCCGATTGAGCGAGGCCGGCGCTGTGCTGGTGGGGAAGCTGACGCTGGGAGCGCTCGCCCAAGGTGATCGCTGGTTCGGCGGTCAGACCAAGAGCCCCTGGGACCCGAACAATGCCAACAGCGGATCGAGCGGATCCTCCGCCGGCCCCTCATCGGCGACCGCGGCCGGCCTGATCGGTTTCGGCATCGGCACCGAGACCCGCGGCTCGATCATGTCTCCCTCGAGCCGTTGCGGCGTCACCAGGCTTCGTCCCACCTTCGGCCGCGTGAGCCGGTACGGCGCCATGGCGCTCAGCTGGACGATGGACAAGATCGGACCGATCTGCCGCTGGGCGGAGGATTGCGCCCTGGTCCTGAGTGTGATCAACGGCCCGGACGGCAAGGACAACAGTCTCATCGATGTCCCCTTCAACTGGGATGCCACGGCGGACGTGAAGAAGCTGAGGGTGGGCTACCTGAAAACCGCGTTCACGCGCGAGATCACCGAGGACCCGGCCAATCCACAGCGGGCGACACGTGCCCGCGAACTCAGGAAAATGGACGAGGCGGCACTTGCCGTCATCCGCTCCCTGGGAATTGAACTCAAGCCGATCGAGCTGCCCACTCTGCCCGACAGCGACCTCGGTTTCAT encodes the following:
- a CDS encoding amidase, giving the protein MRFRRRPQATRDASLGKQTSRRLKPVPQDKGYKTTFGASPFKDQVLDMDATVYTRLSEAGAVLVGKLTLGALAQGDRWFGGQTKSPWDPNNANSGSSGSSAGPSSATAAGLIGFGIGTETRGSIMSPSSRCGVTRLRPTFGRVSRYGAMALSWTMDKIGPICRWAEDCALVLSVINGPDGKDNSLIDVPFNWDATADVKKLRVGYLKTAFTREITEDPANPQRATRARELRKMDEAALAVIRSLGIELKPIELPTLPDSDLGFILSVESAAAFDDITRSNQIDSMVKDPERSSWPGTFRLHRFVPAVEYIQANRVRYKMIEDFNKVFADLDLFITTSGSSPLGLTNLTGHPEINVPHGFDAQGQPTNMRFTGKLFGDQEILLLAHAFQSKTDHHLKHPKL